One Setaria viridis chromosome 3, Setaria_viridis_v4.0, whole genome shotgun sequence DNA window includes the following coding sequences:
- the LOC140222144 gene encoding F-box protein At5g49610-like, whose amino-acid sequence MDTPGSIHALCDDALLEILVRLPSKSVLRCRAVCKNWRRITTARSFLAAHAARRPRHMLVITQSWTVSAVPLSLYPGPAPADDDDMGWRGYLCDPITRGKDGRVTRSCGLLASLDGLLLLRRSPGHFMVCNPTTRQWSKLPALVPKPCSIVYPCGFYFHSSSGEYRLLCHYVEASASETTSSPD is encoded by the coding sequence ATGGACACGCCAGGAAGCATCCACGCCCTGTGCGACGACGCTCTGCTGGAGATCCTCGTCCGCCTCCCCTCCAAGTCCGtgctccgctgccgcgccgtcTGCAAGAACTGGCGGCGCATCACCACGGCCCGCTCCTTCCTCGCtgcccacgccgcccgccgcccgcggcatATGCTCGTCATCACCCAGTCTTGGACGGTGAGCGCCGTCCCTCTTTCTCTCTAcccggggccggcgccggccgacgacgacgacatgggGTGGCGCGGCTACCTTTGCGACCCAATCACGCGGGGCAAGGACGGAAGGGTCACCAGGTCGTGCGGCCTGCTGGCTTCTCTCGATggcctcctgctgctgcggcgaAGCCCGGGCCACTTCATGGTGTGCAACCCCACGACCAGGCAGTGGAGCAAACTACCGGCGCTGGTTCCGAAGCCGTGTTCCATCGTGTACCCGTGCGGCTTCTACTTCCACAGCTCCTCCGGCGAGTACCGCCTCCTGTGCCATTATGTGGAAGCATCAGCCAGCGAGACCACCAGTTCGCCGGACTAG